GTGCCTGACGTTTCCGCTGGCGGGGCCTGCGCTCTATGTGCTGTTCGGGGTCAACCGGGTCCGCCGCAGCGCATCCCGGCTGCGGCGGGAGGTGGGCCCGCTGGCGTCCGGAGGAAGAAATCTCGTGCCGTCGCCGGAGAATACGGCGGCCGTCGCCGCCCGGCCATACGGATCATCCTGGCGTCTGGAAAAGGTGGGGCACAGTCTGTTGGGGACGGAGCTTACGGCGGGCAACTGCATCGAGCCCCTGATAAACGGAGACGAAGCCTACCCGCGCATGCTTCAGGCTATCCGCGAAGCCAGGCGGAGCATCTATCTGGTTTCCTACATTCTGGGCACGGACAAGCTGGGGCGGCGGTTCATCGGCGAGCTGCACGCCGCGATGCAGCGGGGCGTGGACGTGCGGGTACTGGTGGACGGGCTGGGCGAAAAATATTCCTGGCCCACGGCCTCCAGCCTGCTGAAAAAGAAGGGGGTTCCCATGGCCCTGTTCATCCCGCCCCGGCTTTTTCCTCCGTCTTTGCACATCAATCTGCGGAACCACCGAAAAATTCTGGTGGTGGATGGGACCACCGGATTCACGGGCGGAATGAACATAAGGCAGGGGCATCTGCTCGGGGCCAGTCCCCGTCACCCGGTGACGGACATGCATTTCATCGTGCGCGGTCCCATCGTGGAGCAACTGCGGGAGACGTTCCTGGACGACTGGTTGTTCGCCACCAAAGAGCGGCTCGTGTCGGACGCCGTTCTGCCGGAAGCAGCGGGGGACTGCCTGTGCCGGGCGGTCATCGACGGGCCGGATGTGCCTCATGAGCCGCTGAGGACCCTGCTGCTCGGCGTCATTTCCGCGGCGTCGGATTCCATCCGGATCATGACGCCCTATTTCCTGCCGCCCAAATCCATGCTCTCCGCCCTCAAATCCGCCTGCTACCGGGGCGTGGACGTGCGCATCATTCTGCCTGGCCGCAACAATCTGCCTTTCGTGCACTGGGCCACGCAGCACATTCTTGAGGATCTGATCCAGGCCGGAATCACCATCGCGTTCCAGCCGGAACCCTTCTGCCACACCAAGCTGCTCCTGATCGATGACGCCTACGTGCATCTGGGCTCGGCCAATCTGGACAACCGCAGCCTGCGGCTCAATTTCGAGCTCACGCTGGAAGTGTTCGACCGGGCGCTGAACCGGGCCCTGACCCGCCATTTCGAAACGGTCATGGCCGGAAGCAGAATGGCGACAGTGGGCGAGCTGCGCGCCCGGTCCCTGCCGGCGCACATGCGGGACGCCTTTTTCTGGCTTTTTTCACCCTATCTGTAGGGAACTCGGCCGGGATGGCGGAGGCGCGGCGGCTTCGTTCACACTTCCTGAAAGAACGTGTCCCGCTGGACCGGGGTGAAGCCCGTGGCCGTGATGACCCGGACCAGTTCGTCGATGGTCAGCCCTGTGGGTGAATCCGCCCCGGCGGCGTGGCCGATCTTCTCTTCCACGATGGTGCCGTCGAAATCGTCAGCCCCGGCCCACAGGGCCATCTGGGCCGCCTTGATGCCCACAAAGACCCAGTACGCCTTGATGTGAGGGATGTTGTCGAGGAAAATCCGGGACAGGGAAATCATGCGCAGGTAGTCCTCGCCCGTGGGGCCGGCTGCCGCCAGCTCATTGTTGCGGGGCTGATAGGCCAGGGGAATGAAGCAGACGAAGCCCGGGCTTTCGTCTTCCAGCTCGCGCAGGCGTTCCAGATGGTGTATGCGGTCTTCCCAGGATTCAACGTGGCCGAAGAGCATGGTACAGTTGGTCCGCATGCCCATGCCGTGCGCCAGACCGTGGATGCGCAGCCAGCGCTCCCCGCTGATTTTTTCCGGGCAGAGCTTCGCCCGCATGGCCGGGGCGAAGACTTCCGCTCCGCCGCCGGGCAGAATGTCCAGCCCGGCCCGGCGCATGTCTTCCAGAACGGTGGCTTCGTCCAGACCTTGGGTATCGGCGAAATGAGCCACCTCCACCGCGGTGAAGGCCTTGATCACGGCCTGGGGGCGGATTTCCCGGCACAGGGACAGCATGTCCAGATAGTACTGATAGGGCAGGTCGGGATTGAGCCCGCCGACGATGTGTATTTCCCGCACGGGCTGGTTTTTGCGGGCCTGCAGCTCTTCCCGGATCTGGTCCAGGGTGTAAGCGTATCCGCCGTCTTCGCCCTTGCGTTTGAAATAGGCGCAGAACCGGCACTGATTGCGGCAGATGTTGGTATAGTTCAGATGCTGGTTGTAGACGTAGTAGGCTCTGTCGCCGTGCCGCGCCCGGCGCTGGCGCAGGGCCGCCTCGCCCAGTTCGTGCACCGAGGCCGTCCGGGCCGCCTCCAGGGCGAAGCCGGGGTCTATCCTTTCGCCGGGCTTGAGTCCGGCCAGACGACGCCTGACCGCTTCCGTGCTTGTGGTCATTCTCCACCTCGAAAAAAAGGCCGCACCCATGTGGATGCGGCCCCGGATTTCTTCGCTCAGGCCAAGGGCTATTCTTCCTCGCCCTCGGCGTTTTCTTCCATCTGCTGGCGGAACATGTCGCCCAGATTGGTGCCGACCACTCCGCCCTGGCCGGTCCGGAATTCGGAGGCTCCGCGCTTGCGTTCGGGTTCCTGGGACTTGAGGGACAGACCCAGTCTGCGCTCGTCCGCGCTGACATGAATGACCTTGGCCTCGATGGTGTCGCCCTCGTTGAAAGCTTCCTTGGGGGTCTTGATCTTCTTCTTACTCATTTCGCTGACGTGGATGAGCCCCTCGATACCTTCCTCCACTTCCACGAACAGGCCGAAGTCCGTGATGTTGGTGATGGTTCCCGTCAGCTGCGTGCCCACGGGATAGCGGCCCGGCACATCCAGCCACGGGTCGTCGGAGAGCTGCTTGATGCCCAGTGTGAATTTCTCGTTGTCCTTGTCCACGGTCAGCACCTTGGCCCGGACCACATCACCAACCTTGTAGAGTTCGTTGGGATGACGGATTTTTTTGGTCCAGGACAGGTCGGAAACATGGATCAGGCCGTCGATGCCGTCCTCGATGCCGATGAACAGGCCGAATTCGGTGATGTTCTTCACGCCCGCTTCCAGGATGGTTCCCTCGGGGTATTTCTCGGCCACCAGATCCCACGGGTTGGGGGCGACCTGCTTCATGCCCAGAGAGATGCGCTTGCGGTCCACATCCACGCCCAGAATGACCACGTCCACTTCGTCTCCGGCACGGACCATCTGGGACGGATGGCGGAGCTTGCGGGTCCAGGACATTTCGGAAATATGCACCAGTCCTTCCACGCCGGGCTCCAGCTCGACGAAGGCGCCGTAGTCGACCAGATTGGTGACCTTGCCGGTCAGTTTGAGGCCTTCGGGGTATTTTTCGGAAATATTGGTCCACGGATCGGGCACCAGCTGCTTCAGACCGAGGGAAACTTTCTTTTCCTCCTTGTCGAAGGAAAGCACCTTGAGCTGCAGTTCATCGCCCAGATGCACCATTTCCCTGGGATGCCTGATGCGCTTCCAGGACATGTCGGTGATGTGCAGAAGGCCGTCCAGACCGCCCAGGTCGATGAACACACCGTATTCGGTGATGTTCTTGACCACGCCGGGCACGGTCTGGCCCTCTTCGAGGGTGGTCAGCAGCTCGCCGCGCTTGCGGTCGCGGTCTTCCTCGAGCAGCACGCGGCGGGACACGATGACGTTGCTGCGGCGGCGGTTGATTTTCAGCACGCGGAATTCGAAATCCTGGTTGACCAGAGCGTCCATGTCCGGAACCGGGCGCAGATCCACGTGGGAGCCGGGCAGGAAGGCCTCGATGCCCTTGATCTCCACCACATATCCGCCCTTGATGCGGCGCACGATGCGGCCCGTGACCACATCGCCGGACTCCAGCAGCTTTTCCAGTTCGTCCAGCACCTGCATGCGCTTGGCCTTGTCCCGGGACAGGACAATGGAGCCTTCGCGTTCGTTCTTGCGCACGACGTATACATCAACGGTGTCGCCGACCTTGACCGCCACCTGGCCGTTTTCCATGAATTCATCCAGCGGAATCTGGCCTTCGGACTTGAAATTGACGTCCACGAGGATGTAGGTTTCGTCAATTTTGACGACTTCACCCGAAACGATAACTCCTTCTTCGATGTCGCCGAAATCGGAATCAAGATAGTTTTCGAGCTGGGACGCGAAGTCCATGTCCATCAATTCGTCCATGGATTCCGGCGTGGTTTGAGTGGTGTTCATGCGTTTACCCCCTACAAGAAATAAATTTGGGCACTCCTAGCAGAGTGGTTTTGCCCTGACAACCAGAATAATCCGCGCCGGAAAGGACGGGGCGGGCGTCTTTGTGTTCTGTTCTCCCGATTCCGGGGCCGCCTTGTCCGGTCGTGCCGGGCGGGGAGACAGTCTTTTGTTTTTGACCTTGCCGGTCCGCTTTCGGTAATCCACCGGCAGCCCGGCTCCGAGCGGACTCCTGTGAGGATGTCCGGCGGCCGGAATATTCATTCTGGAGCATTTGCTTATGGACATGAACGCGAACATCTGGACCCATGTGCGGGCCCGCATCGACCTGCGCGCGCTGGCGGATAATTTCCGGCTGATCAGGAATGTGGCATCCAATCCGGTGCCGGTGATCAAATCGGATGCCTATGGGCACGGCATGCCCGAGGTCGCCCAGGCGCTTTTTGCCGCGGGAGCCCGGACCATGGCCGTCGGCACGGTGGGGGAAGGCGTGTTCCTGAAGGAACACCTTCCCGAGGCGGATGCCCTGTCTCTTCTGGGCCCCCTTGACGAGGCGGACTATCGCGTGGCCTGTGAGCGGGATCTGCTCGTCGTGGCCGGGAATGAAGAACAGCTGCTGCGTCTGGAGGAAACCGCGAAACGGCGTGGTACGGCGGCGAGAGTGGCGCTCAAGTTCGAGACAGGCATGGGGCGGCTGGGCTTTGCCCCTGAAGAAGCGGAACAGCTGGCCGAAACTCTGCGCGGCCTTCGCCATATCCGCGTGGGACTTATCTGTTCGCATCTGTCTTCGGCCGAACTTCCCGGTCAGATCGAATACACCAGAGAACAGGGCCGCCGGTTCGACCGGATCATGCGCATTCTCTCCGGGCGGGGCATTGTCGCGCCGGGCAGTCTGGCCAACTCCGGGGCCGTTCTGGCGCACCCGGAGCTGCATTATGCCTGGCAGCGGCCGGGCATTTCCCTGTACGGGGGCAACCCCTTTCACGGTACGGACTGGGAGGAGAAGGGCCGGGGATTCCGGCAGGTCATGGAGGTTTCCACGCGGCTTCTGGAAGTCCGGACGCTGCGGGCCGGGCAGGCTGTAAGTTACGGGGCCACCTATGTCGCTTCCGGGGATATGCGGGTGGGGATAGTGGGTACCGGCTATGCGGACAACTATCCCCGCGGTCTTTCCGGGAAAGGCTGGATGCTTCTGCACGGCCGCAGGGTTCCCGTTCTGGGCCGGGTGTGCATGCAGATGACGGCGGTGGATCTGAGCCATGTCCCCGAGGCCCGGGTCGGGGACCGGGTTTTCCTTCTGGGCGGCGGCGGACCGGAACATATTTCCGCCGATGAGATGGCCGACTGGTGGGGAAGCGTTTCCTACGAGGTTTTCTGTCTGCTCGGAAAAAATCCGCGGGAATATGTCCGCTGAGTTCCGGCGCGTGGATGGCTCTTTGAAATACCCGGCATGGCGGCCGAGTGCGGGGATTATCGTGTCGCATGAGTGACGGCTCACGGCATGATTTTTCCTGCGGAACCGGGGCCGGGAATTCGGAAGAGCTGGACTGCCGGGGATTTTGCCGTGACTGCGGCCGGGAACATCTTCTCCCCGCCGCTCCGGCTCTTCCCGCCGCCGGGCTGCTCATGAGAGAACTCGTCCGGCATAGGAATGTCGGCCTGGGGCAAGGCCGGGAGCCGCGTCTCGATCTCGGCTGTCTGGACGGTCCGGCCGGGGGGCAGATGTTCGGCGTGCTGGTTTACCGGGATCGGTGCGGAAACCGGGGCGTGCTGAAGGCTTTTTCCGGCCAGTATAACGGCATTTGGAATGTGCCGGGCTGGGTGCCGCCCATCGTCGATCCGGAAGAATTCGCCTCTGTGGTCCGCGATGACGAGGCCCGCATCAAGGAGCTGACGCGCGGCATGAAAAGCCTGTCTGCCGGAGATCCCGCCAGGGCGGAGCTTTCGGCCCGGCGGAAGAGCCTTTCCCGTGGACTCATGGCACGTATTTTCACCCTGTACCGGCCCGCCAATTTCCGGGGGCAACGCCGGGCGCTGGAAGAAATTTTCATCGGCCGGGGCATGCCCACCGGCACGGGGGAGTGCTGCGCCCCCAAACTGCTGCATCACGCGGCCTGTCTGGGCCTGTGTCCTCTGGGGCTGGCGGAATTCTATCTGGGCCGGGGGAACCGTTCTGGAACGCGCCAAAGCGGCTGCTTCTACGCGCCCTGCGTCGGAAAATGCCGTCCGATTCTGGGCTTTCTCCTGTGCGGGCTGGATGAAACGGCCTGTCTGAGGCCGGAAGAGCCTGTCACATCCTGAAAACCCTTCCTTGCCAGCGTCTTCCGTTTTGTGCATGCCCTTCCGCATGCCCGACCGCTCCATTTACCGCCGCATCCTGCAAGTCTCCATACCGCTGGTGGCCAGTCTGGGCGCCACCACAGTCATGGAATTCACCGACCGTCTGTTTCTGTCCCACTATTCTCTGGACGCCATTGCCGCGGCCACGCCGGCAGGCATCATGGCCCTGCTGCCCCTGGCCATCTTTATCGGCACGGCCGGATATGTGTCGGTATTTGTGGCCCAGTACGTGGGGCAGAACCGGTGCGAACTGGTGGGACGCATCGTCTGGCAGGGTCTTTACGTAGCCCTGCTGGGATCCGTGATCCTGGCCCTTCTGGCCGGATGTGCGGAAAAAATCTTCCTGCTGGCGGGGCACGCCGAGGCCGTGCGCGAGCAGGAAATCATCTATTTCCGGGTGCTCTGCCTGGGTGCCGGAGCGCAACTGCTGGGAGCGGTCCTGGCCGGTTTTTTCACCGGACTGGGGCGGACCAGGGCCGTGATGGTGGCCAATCTGGCCGGCATGGTATGCAACATCCCACTGGACTACTGCCTGATCAACGGTGTCGGCCCCTTTCCCGAATGGGGCATTTTCGGCGCCGGAGCGGCCACTGTCTGTGGCTGGCTGATTATCGCGGCGATTCTGTTCCGGGCCATGAGCAGCCGCGAACACGCCCGCTACCGGCTACTTCGGGACTGCACCTTTCGTCCGGCCCTGTGGCTGCGCCTCATCCGCTACGGCCTGCCCAGCGGCATGGAATTCTTTCTGGATATCCTGGGCTTCACCATACTCGTTTTCGCGGTGGGACGGCTCGGCACTCTGGAACTGGCCGCCACCAACATCGCTTTGAACATCAACTCTCTGGCTTTCATGCCGCTGGTGGGTTTTTCCCTGGGGACAAGCACCCTGGCCGGGCAGGCCCTGGGCGCGGGCCGGGCCGACGACGTGCCGTCCATCGTCCGGGCCAGTCTCATGCTCACCTTCAGCTATCTGGCCGCCATGTCGGCCCTTTTTCTGTTCGCGCCGGAGCCCATTCTGGAGCTCTTTCAGCCCAGGGACACCGATCCGGCCACCTTCGCGGCCGTGGCTGGCATGGGACGCGTGCTGCTCATGATTGTGGTGGTCTATCTCTTCTTCGACGGCGTGAGTTTCATCATCTACGGGGCCCTGAAAGGCGCGGGCGACACCTTTTTCGTCATGACCTCGAGGCTGGCGGTGGTCGTGGTGTTCATGGTCCTGCCCCTGCTGGCCGGAGCGGTCCTCGGTTTCGGACTGTACTACTTCTGGGGCGTGGCCTGCGCGTTTCTGATCGTGCTGGCTCTGGTGGCTCTGTGGCGGTACCGGCAGGGAAAATGGCGGGACATGCTGGTAGTGGAACGCACGCCGGAGGCCGCCGGATAGACGTGCGGCACGGGCCGGAAAATTTCCGGGCGGACGTCGGGCGGCTTCTGTTCCGGCAGGTGTTGACGCGCCGGAAGGAAAGATGCTCCCTCCCTCGCCGTGGCGGCGGGCCGGAGGTGTGCCCGTCCGTTGCGGACAAAGATCGCGGGTGCGGGAAATGTTTCATGGATGGAAGCTGAGCCTGCTGGGCTCCGGCGGCAATTTTCTGCTTCATGGCGGCCTCATCTACATGATGAACGCCTTTACGGAGCCTCTTGCGGCAGCCCGGGGCTGGGAGCGCGGCGACATCGGCGTGGCCATGTCCGTGGCCGCCCTGTGCGGCGCGCTGAGCATGCCGCTGCTTTCCTCCCTGAGCCTGCGGATGAGCCTGCGCCTGCTGATGACTCTCGGCGCGCTGATCGGCGGGACGAGTGTCATCGTCATGGGACAGGTGCGTTCGCTTGGCCTGTTCACGCTGTTTTTTTCCATTGCCTGGGTCAGTGCGCAGGCTTTCGGCGGGGTCATCGCCAACATTCTGGCGGGCAGGTGGTTCGAGCGCTACCAGGGCCGGGCCTTCGGCGTCTGCAACATAGGCACGTCCCTGTCCGGGGCGGTTCTGCCCTTTGTCCTGATGGTGCTTATCGAGCATTCCGGCGTGAGCACGGTCTGGGCCATATACGGCTGCACCGTGCTGTGTATGGCTCCGGTCTGCTGGGTCATGGTCCGGGACACCCCGGAAATGCTCGGCCTGCACGTGGACAACCTGCCCGGCGCGGTGTCTCTGGCTCCTCCGCCCACCGTGGTCGTGCCCCTCCGCCGGCTCCTGCGCACTCCGTCCGTGTACCGGACAGGTCTGGCCTTCGGCTGCGCTCTGATGGCCGGAAGCGCGGTCATGAGCCAGCTCAAGCCGGGCCTAGTGGACGCGGGTTTCTCCTCCTATCCGGCCATGGCCTTCATGTGCATCGCGGCTCTGTGCGCCAGCCTGGGCAAATACCTCTGGGGCTGGCTGTGCGACCGCTACAATCCCGTGACCGTGGCCCGTGTGCTGATGGTCTGCAACGCCCTGACCCTGAGTCTGGTCCTTCTGCCGCAGAACGTGTTTACCGTGGCGGTCTTCGCCGTTGCTTTCGGCACCTGCGTGGGCGGGGTGTGGACCACCCTGCCCGCCGTGGTGGCCTTTCATTTCGGGCGGGAATATTTCGTCGGCGTGTACCGCGTGGTCGGAACCTTCGTTCTGCTCAGAGCCGCGGGGTATCTCATTCTGGGCTGTTCCCATGCTCTTACCGGCAGCTACGATGCGGCTTTTGCGGTCTTTGCCGCCATGTTGCTGGGCTGTTTCATCCTGACCCTGGGCCTGGGCAAGGTTCCGGGAGAAGGCATGCGGCCCGCAGGGTGAGTCTTCCCCATCTTTCCCCTTTGCACGGCCGCCCGGCCGGACTCCACAAAAAAGATTGCCGGATCAGAAGGATTCAAATAAATAAGCCGCCCCACGTCGGCTGCGGCAATGTCCGGCCCGGGTGAAAAATATCCGCGCATCCTGCAGGAGCATATACGATGTCACAAAATACCCGAGACGGCTTTACCAGTACCTTCGGCGTGCTGGTGGCCACTCTGGGCTCCGCCGTGGGCCTGGGCAATATCTGGAAATTTCCGGCCCTGACGGGCACCAACGGCGGCGCAGGTTTTCTGCTCGTCTACCTTTTGGCTACCCTGCTGGTGGGCCTGCCGGTAATGATCGCCGAAACCATGATCGGCCGCGCAGCCCGTGGCGACGCAGTGACGTCCTTTGATCGTCTCGCGCCGCCGAATCAGAAAGGCTGGATAGCCGTGGGCTGGATGGGCTTTCTGGCGGCATTTCTGATTCTGGCCTTTTATTCGGACGTGGCCGGGTGGGTCTATGCCTACATTTTCAAGGCCATGTCCGGGAGCATCGCCACGACCGATCCCAAAGCGGCCGAAGCCATTTTCGGAGAGCTGGTGTCCGATCCGATGACTTCCCTGTTCTGGCAGTGGGTGGTGCTGGGCGTGGCCTGCTGCATCATCATGTTCGGCGTGTCCAAGGGGATCGAGGCCGTCACCCGGCGTCTGATGCCGCTTCTGTTCCTGCTGCTCGTCGTGCTGTGCGTGCGCAGCCTGACTCTGTCCGGAGCGGAGCAGGGCCTGGCTTTTCTGTTCCGTCCCGATCTTTCCAAGATCACGCCCACGGCCATCCTGACCGCTCTGGGTCTGGCCTTCTTCAAACTGTCCATCGGCATGGGCACCATGCTCACCTACGGCAGCTACTTCCGTCCCGACCAGAACATCCCGGCCACGGCCATGCGGGTCATGCTGGCCGACCTGACTGTGTCCCTTCTGGCCGGCATGGCCATTTTCCCCTCGGTTTTCGCCTTCGGCTTCGAGCCCGCGGCCGGGCCGTCGCTGGTCTTCATGACCATACCGGCGGTCTTCACATCCATGCCCGGCGGCACGGTGTTCATGACCATCTTCTTCATCCTGACGGCCATCGCCAGCCTCGGGGCCATCCTGTCCCTGCTGGAGGTGCCGGTGGCCATCCTGTCCGAACGCTTCCACGTAAACCGCAAGGCCGCCTCCCTGATGGCCACCGTGGGCATCGGTCTGCTCGGCGTGCCGGCCACATTGTCCTTCGGCGTGCTCAAGGATTTCACCATCGGCGGCCTGAACAGCTTCGATCTGTTCGATTTCCTGAGCTCCAACGCGCTCATGCCTCTGGGCGGCATTCTGCTTTGCCTGTTTGTGGGCTGGGTGTACGGGCCGCAGCGGACGGAACAGCAACTGACCAACCACGGCGCCCTGACCAACCGGAATCAGGTGCGGGCCATTTTCTTTCTGCTGCGCTACCTCACGCCGCTGCTCATCATTCTGGTGCTGCTGCACGGCCTCAAGGTCATCTGATCCCGGCGGGCCTTCCGCCTGCCCCTCTTTCCGGCCCGGACCCGGGTTTTTCCATCGAAGCCGGACCGGAAAGAGGATCGCTTGCCCGTTCCTTCGCGATGCTCTTTACTCCGTCCCCATAGTGGCGTTATCTGCGGTTTCCACTATCGCCGCCACGGAGGGGAACATGAGCGCTCTTGTCACGACGGTCCGCGTCAAGTGGGCGGCCAGCCTGCTTCTGCCGCTTCTGGTCTACAGTCTGGTTGACGCAGACATCCATCCCAAGCTGCCTCTCTTCTTCGCCATCACCACCTGGGCCGTGACGGTCTGGGCTCTGGAGCTTCTGCCCACCCTGCCGTCGTCCGCGGCCATGACCTTTTTGTTCGTGCTGTGCGGCGTGGCCACCCCGCAGGTGGTTTTCGCGCCCTGGGGTTCCTTTCTGCCCTGGCTCTGCCTGGCCGCTCTGGTTCTGGGAGACGCCCTGGAGGAAACGGGTCTGACCCGGCGCATGGCTCTGCGGCTCATGCTGCTGGTGGGCGCGTCTTTCCGCCGGGCCGTCATCGCGCTCATGCTCACGGGCGTGTTCATGGCCTTCATTCTGCCGGACATCATGTGCCGGGTGATCATTTTCGTGGCCATCGCCCACGGCCTGGCTCTGGCTCTCGATCTGCCGCCCCGGTCCCGTATTTCCTCGGCCCTGATCATGGCCGGATTCTGCGCCGCCACATCCCCCGGCTACGGGTTCCTGACCGGGACGGAAATGGCGCTCATCGCCATGTCCGTGGCCGAACCGCTCATCGGGCCGGTTTCCTGGGGCGAATACGCCCTGGCCAATCTGCCCTTCATCACCCTGTACTGCGCTTTTTCCGTCTTCATGTGCACATACGTCATTCCCCGCGGGGAGCACGTGCCGGAGGAGGACCATCTGGAGGAAGTGGTGCGGCAGCGCCTTCAGGAGATGGGGCCCATGACCGTTCAGGAATGGAAGCTGTTCATTCTGATGGTCGTGGCCATCACCGGCCTCTTGACCCAGAAATGGCACGGCATGCCGGGCACGTATGTGTACGCCTTCATGGGCATGCTCTGCTATCTGCCCTGGATGGGTCTGGCCAGGGCCGAGAACGCTAGGCATCTCAATGTCGGGTTCATCGTCTTCGTGGTGGCCTGCCTGAGCATGGGAGCCGTGGCCGTGCATCTGGGCGCGGCCAAGTGGATCGCCAGCCTGCTGGTGCCTTTCATGGAGCAGCTTTCGCCCACCTGGAGCGTATTCACGGCGTATCTGTCTTCCCTGACCATCAATTTCGTGCTCACGCCCCTGGCCGCCGTATCCTCCATGAGCGCGCCCATGGTGGAAATAGCCCAGGCCCTGAACATCAACCCCAGGCCCATGCTCTACGCCTTTCTGTACGGCCTTGATCAGTACATCTTCCCGTACGAATACATCCTGTACATGTACATTTTTTCCACCGGCTACGCCACGGCCCGGCACATGTTTCTGGCTCTGGGACTGCGCATGGTCTTCGCCGGCGCGGGAATTCTGCTCGTACAGGTGCCGTACTGGTCTTTTCTCGGACTCATGTAGCCATAAAACATGTAACGGAGGAACGTCATGGGTCATCCCACCATTTATCCCACGGGTGTCACGGTCTACAATCCGGACAAGGCCTGGAACGGGTTCACCATTCTCTCCGCCCCGGAACTGGGTGCTCTGC
Above is a window of Desulfomicrobium orale DSM 12838 DNA encoding:
- a CDS encoding SLC13 family permease codes for the protein MSALVTTVRVKWAASLLLPLLVYSLVDADIHPKLPLFFAITTWAVTVWALELLPTLPSSAAMTFLFVLCGVATPQVVFAPWGSFLPWLCLAALVLGDALEETGLTRRMALRLMLLVGASFRRAVIALMLTGVFMAFILPDIMCRVIIFVAIAHGLALALDLPPRSRISSALIMAGFCAATSPGYGFLTGTEMALIAMSVAEPLIGPVSWGEYALANLPFITLYCAFSVFMCTYVIPRGEHVPEEDHLEEVVRQRLQEMGPMTVQEWKLFILMVVAITGLLTQKWHGMPGTYVYAFMGMLCYLPWMGLARAENARHLNVGFIVFVVACLSMGAVAVHLGAAKWIASLLVPFMEQLSPTWSVFTAYLSSLTINFVLTPLAAVSSMSAPMVEIAQALNINPRPMLYAFLYGLDQYIFPYEYILYMYIFSTGYATARHMFLALGLRMVFAGAGILLVQVPYWSFLGLM